The Pseudomonas putida nucleotide sequence TGGACGCCACCTTGATCGCCGAGGCCCTTGCCGGTGGCTTTGCCGATTCGAAGCCGCTGCAGATCCTGGCGCCGCAGATGGCCGAAAGCCGTTTCGAACCGGTCAAGTGGCATGTCCGCACTTTGCTCAAGGACCTTGACGGTGCCGTCAAGCTGTCCCGCGAGCAAGGTACGGCAACGCCGCTCAGTGGCCTTGCCGCGCAGCTGATGCGCCTGCACGGTAGCCAGGGGAATCTGCAAAAAGATCCGGCGACCCTGGTAGAGCTGTATCGCAACAAGGGCTGAACACACTTTCCTGGCGGTCGAGCTGATCGAGCAGCGAGCGTAGCTCGCTCAGCGGCACGGGGCGGCTGAGCAGGTAGCCCTGCAGGTAGTCGCAGCCTTTGCTGACCAGGAATTCATGTTGCTCCACGGTTTCGACGCCTTCGCTGACCACTTCCAGGTGCAGGGTGTGGGCCATGGCGATGATGGCCTCGATGATCTCGCGATCCTTCAGGCTGCCGGGCACATCCTGCAGGAACGAGCGGTCGATCTTCAGCACGTCCAGAGGCAGGCGCTTGAGGTAGGCCAGCGACGAATAGCCGGTGCCGAAATCGTCGATCGACAGGCCGACACCTTGGCCGCGAATGCGCTTGAGCAGGCTGACGGTATGCTCGATGTCACCCATCAAAGCGTTTTCGGTGACTTCCAGTTCCAGCTGGCGAGGCGCCAGGCCCGCCTGGAACAGCGCCACTTCCACTTCGCTGGGCAGGGCTTCATGGCCCAGGGTCACCGCCGAGCAATTGACCGTGACCTTGAGGCTGGTAAAACCATGCTGCTGAAGCCGGGCCAGGTCCTGACAGGCGTGGCGCAGCACCCACAGGTCGAGGTCGACGATCAGGCCGTTGGCTTCGGCAATGCCGATGAACCGGTCAGGCCCCATCAGCCCGTGCAGCGGGTGCTGCCAACGCACCAGCGCTTCGAGTTTGGCCACCTGGCCGGTGCGCAGGTCGAAGATGGGTTGGTAATGCACGCACAGGCCGCGTTCTTCGAGCAGGGCAATGCGCAGTTCCTCTTCCAGTTGCAAGGCCAGGCTGGCACGGCTTTTCAGGCTGCTGTTGAAAAAGTGCAGGCTGTTGCGCCCGCTGCCTTTGGATTGATACAGGGCCAGGTCGGCGTGCTTGAGCAGTTCCTCAGTGGTCAGGCCATCATCGGGGTAGATGCTGATGCCGATGCTGGTGGTCATGACCATGCGCCGGCCGCCCAGGTCGATCGGCTCCTTCATTCGTTGCATGATGCGCTGGGCCAGGTGGCGCGCCTCGTCGTGGCTGTTGAGGCTGGTGACCACACAGAATTCGTCACCGCCGAAGCGGGCCACCAGGTCGTGGCTGCGGGTGGCAGCCGTGATGTGGTTGGCGATCACTTTGAGCAATTCGTCGCCGGCGTCGTGGCCGAGGCTATCGTTGATCCGCTTGAAGTGGTCGATGTCGAGGAACATCACGGCCAGGCGGTGTTCGCCAGGATCCTGCTCTGCCAGGCGTTCGGCGAAGATCTGGTTGAAGCCACGGCGGTTGACCAGGTTGGTCAGGGCGTCATAGTGGGCGGCCAGTTGCAGCGACTCGCGGGCCTGGTCCAGTTGGCTGAGCAGCACGCCATAGCGGCGCAGGTCGTCTTCCTTGCTCTGCAGCTTCTTGTCGGCCAGGGCGGCGCTGATGCTGCTGCCGCTGATCAGCAAGGTGATGAAGGCGATGGTCAGCCCCAGCTGCAGGCTGTTGTCGCCCGAGGGCAGGCGCAAGGCGGTGTCGGCAGGGATTACCAGAGTCATGGCCGACATGGCGGTGAAGTGGGTGGCCACGATGCCGCCGGCCATGATCAGGCTGGCGCCATATTTCATGGTCTGGTGCAGGGTACCGCTGCCGTTGCGGAAGTAGCGGGCCAGCAACAACGCGACAAGGCTGGTGAGCAGGGCGATGACGGCGCTGCTTAGCAGCAGGCCGGTCTGGTAATACTGCTGGGCACCGGTCTGCAGCGCGGCCATGCCGACGAAATGCATGATGACAATGCCCATGCCGATAAGCAGTGCGCTTTGCAGGTAGTGCTGCGGGCGCATTTCGCTGCGGTCCAGGCTGTTCATCGCCAGCCAGGCCACCACTAAGGCGATCAATAGCGACAGGCCGGTCAGCGACACGTCGTAATGCATCTCCACCGGGGCCTGGAAGGCCAGCATGCTGATGAAGTGCATGGCCCATATGCCGCCGGCCAGGCAACAGGCGCCGAGCACACGCCATTGTCGCTGGGCAGCGCGCAACTCGGTGTGGGATTGGCGCTCGGCCATGTCGAGGGTGGCGAAGCACGCTGCGCTGGCCACGGCAAAAGCGATCAGCACCAATAGCGGTTCATGGCGGCAGTCGATGACGATGCGCCCGGTTACCGGCAGTTCGGTGAACAGTTGCAGTCCCAGCCAGTCCATTGCTTGCCCTTTGCTCGAGTTTTCACTCGTCTCCGTTCAAGCCCTGTGGAGACTGTTCTGGGGCAGTATAGAAACAGGTGGTTAAACCTTCCTGACTAGTGGCACTTTGGCTTCAATGATTTGGCTCTGAAGTCTATAGCCAGTGGGTATAACGAACTGGGGGGCGCCAAAGCGCCCCCCAGTCATGTGGCAAGTCGGTCAGCCAGCGACCAGCACACGAATCGCTTCGAGGCGCAGCGCAGCCTTGTCGAGCATCGCCAGGCCTTGCTCACGCTGCTTGCGCAGCGCATCGATCTCGCTGTCACGCACGCTCGGGTTGACTGCCTGCAGCGCGGTCAGGCGTGCCAGCTCTTCATCGGCCTCGGCGACCAGGCGGCGCTGGGCTTCGGCCACGCGTTCGACGTGGACCGGCATGACCTTGGCTTCACCACCACTGATGCGCTGGGCCAGCACGTCACGCTGGGCCTGCACGAACTTGTTGGCGCTGGCCCGCGGCACGCTTTCGAGCTGGTCATTGAGGGTTTCGAACGCCACCCGCGAAGCCAGGTCGTTGCCGTTGGCATCGAGCAGGCAGCGCAGCGCAGCTGGCGGCAGGTAGCGGCCCAGTTGCAGGCTGCGCGGCGCCACCACCTCGCTGACGAACAGCAGTTCGAGCAGCACGGTGCCTGGCTTGAGTGCCTTGTTCTTGATCAGCGCGACAGCGGTGTTGCCCATCGAGCCGGACAGCACCAGGTCCATGCCGCCCTGCACCATCGGGTGTTCCCAGGTGAGGAACTGCATGTCTTCACGCGACAGCGCCTGGGCGCGGTCGTAGGTGATGGTCACGCCTTCGTCGTCGCCCAGCGGGAAGCTGGCGTCGAGCATCTTCTCGCTCGGCTTGAGGATCAGGGCGTTCTCCGAATGGTCTTCGCTGTCGATGCCGAAGGCGTCGAACAGGGTTTCCATGTAGATCGGCAGGGCGAACTGGTCGTCTTGCTCGAGGATTGCCTCGACCAGCGCCTGGCCCTCGCCGGCACCACCGGAGTTGAGCTCCAGCAGGCGGTCACGGCCGCTGTGCAGTTCTGCCTCCAGGCGCTCGCGCTCGCCACGGGCCTCGTCGACCAATGCGGTCCAGGCCTTGGCATCGCCGCCTTCGAGCATCGGCAGCAGGCGCGGGCCGAACTGGTGCTGAAGGGCGTTACCGGTCGGGCAGGTATTGAGGAAAGCGTTCAGGCCATCGTGGTACCACTGGAACAGGCGCTCCTGCGGGCTGTCCTGCAGATACGGAATGTGCAGTTCGATGGTGTGCTTCTGGCCGATACGGTCGAGACGGCCGATGCGCTGTTCGAGCAGGTCCGGGTGGGCCGGCAGGTCGAACATCACCAGGTGATGGGCGAACTGGAAGTTGCGGCCTTCACTGCCGATCTCGGAGCAGATCAGCACCTGGGCGCCGAATTCCTCGTCGGCGAAGTAGGCCGCGGCGCGGTCACGCTCGAGGATGCTCATGCCTTCGTGGAACACCGTGGCCGGGATGCCGGAGCGCACGCGCAGGGCGTCTTCCAGGTCCATGGCGGTTTCAGCGTGGGCGCAGATCACCAGGACCTTGGTGCGCTTGAGCATCTTCAGCGTGTCGATCAGCCAGTCGACACGTGGGTCGAAGCGCCACCAGCGTTCGTCATCGCTGACTTCGCCCTGGGCCTGGAAGGCCACTTCCGGGTACAGCTCGGCATGTTCGCCGGCTGGCAGGTCCTGGTAGGGCGCCGGGTTGGCCAGCGGGTATGGATGCAGCTGGCGCTCGGGGAAGCCCTGGACGGCCGCACGGGTGTTGCGGAACAGCACGCGGCCAGTGCCGTGACGGTCGAGCAGTTCGCGGATCAGGCGGGCACTGGCCTGGGTATCACCATCGTTGACTGCGGCCAGCAGGGCTTCGCCTTCGGCGCCGAGGAAGCCTTGAATGGTGGCATGGGCCTTGGGTGACAGGCGGCCTTCTTCAAGCAGTTCCTGCACGGCTTCGGCCACCGGGCGGTAGTTTTCGCTCTCGGCGCGGAACGCCGCGAGGTCATGGAAACGGTTGGGGTCGAGCAGGCGCAGGCGGGCGAAGTGGCTGTCCTGGCCAAGCTGTTCGGGGGTAGCGGTCAGCAGCAGCACGCCCGGGATGACCTGGGCCAATTGCTCGACCAGGCTGTATTCGGTGCTGGCCTGCTCTTCGTGCCACACCAGGTGGTGCGCCTCGTCGACCACCATCAGGTCCCAGCCAGCGGCGAACAGCGCGTCCTGGGCCTTTTCGTCATCGACCAGCCACTCCAGGGCGACCAGCGCCAGCTGGGCATCCTCGAACGGGTTGCTGGCGTCGCTTTCGATGAAGCGCTCGGCGTCGAACAGAGCGACCTGCAGGTTGAAGCGCCGGCGCATTTCCACCAGCCACTGGTGCTGAAGGTTCTCCGGAACCAGGATCAGCACGCGGTTGGCGCGGCCGGACAGCAGCTGGCGGTGAATCACCAGGCCGGCCTCGATGGTCTTGCCCAGGCCTACTTCGTCAGCCAGCAGAACGCGTGGGGCGCTGCGGTCGGCGACTTCGCGGGCGATGTGCAACTGGTGGGCGATCGGTTGCGCGCGGCAACCGCCCAGGCCCCATAGCGAGGACTGCATCTGCTTGCTGGTGTGGTGCAGGGTGTTGTAACGCAGGCTGAACCACGACAGCGGGTCGATCTGCCCGGCAAACAGGCGGTCGCTGGCCAGGCGGAACTGGATGAAGTTCGACAGCTGGGTTTCTGGCAGGGTGCGCGCCTGGTTCTGGCCATCCAGGCCGTGGTAGACCATCAGCCCGTCGATGTCCTCGACCTCGCGCACGGTCAGCTTCCAGCCTTCGAAGTGGGTGATCTGGTCACCCGGCGAGAAACGCACGCGGGTCAGCGGCGCATTGCGCAGGGAATACTGACGGGTGTCGCCAGTGGCCGGGTAGAGCACGGTCAACAGGCGGCCATCCTGCGCCAGGATGGTCCCCAGGCCAAGCTCCGCTTCACTGTCGCTGATCCAGCGTTGCCCCGGTTGATACTGCTGCGCCATACTGCCTGAACTCCCGCGATGAAAAAGCCGGCTATGTTAACGGATAGGCCGGGCGGACCATAGACCAGAAGTCCATGAGTCTAGCTGTTTCATCGCAGAACACTGTCTTGCTGACGAGGGCTACGTACCGATATGCCGCTCAAGCACCGCTGGTTGCACACTTCCCTGGCCCTGGGCAGCTTTCTGCTGCTGGCTGCCTGTGAACAGAAAAATTTCGAAACCTTGCCTGCGATCCCGGTCGAGCAGCTCGAAGTGCTGGGCGTGCAGACGCCGATCAAGAGCGTGCACTTCCGCGACCGCGACGGCGAGGGGCTGCTGGTGCTCAGCCGCAGCGACGGCCAGGCGGTCGATGCCGAGTCCGAGCAGGAGGTCGACAAGGTGGTGCTCAAGGCCACCCTGTACGGGCGCACCTCCGAGGGAGATGCGTTCAAGCCGCGCTGGCAGATCGAGCAGGAAACCACTTGCCCGGGGCTGGACCTGGATGTCGACTTCTATACCGATGTCAGTGACGTCAGTGACCTGAACAAGGACGGTGTCGCCGAGGTGACCGTGGCCAGCCATGCCTTCTGTGGCGGCGGCATCGACCCGCACGACATCGCCATCGAGATGCGTGAGGGGCAGAACACCTACACCATCACTGGTCAGTCGCTGATCACTCCGGCAGGTGAAGAACCGGTTGGCGGCGAACGTGAAGACAGCGCTTCGCTGAAGAACGCGCCCCAGGTGCTGCGTGAGCACATGGATTCGGTCTGGCAGCAGGTCTACAAGCGGCCCTGGAGCGAAGCCAGCCCGCCGGCCAACGACGACCCTGAGGATGAAGCCGAATAACGGCTGTCTATACTGGCATGGCGCGGCCGTGAAAGGCCGCACATCCTTACCTTTTGACGCTCAAGCTGGCTAACGGATGGCCGATACAGTGGGCACAGGAGAACTTCCATGCTGCCGCCGATCATCCCGCTCAGTGCCGCCCCCGTGACCTCGCAACAGGACCCGGTCAAGCAGACCCCCGATATCAAGCCGGTGGTGCCCGTGCAGCCGTCGTCCAATGAAAGCGCCATCGACCTCAAGCAGCAGCGCGACCCGCAGGAGCAGGCCTTGCTGCTGCGTGAAGAGCAGCGCCGGCAGCAGCAACGGCGCAACAGCAAGGGCGATGAGGAGCGTTACAACGCGGTGCCGGGTGATGAAGTCAACGCCGACAATACCGTGCCGGTGGCGCCGCTGATGGGCGAGCACCAGCGTCAGGGCCTGCTGGTCGATATCGAAGTCTGACGCGGGGCTGGTCACGGCCGGCGCCTGGCTTCATGATGCAAGTCTCTGTAGATCGTCGAGCCCACCCATGAGCCAAGACAACCTCATCGACTTCGATGCCGAGCGCGCCAAGCGCATCCATGACCTCAAGGAAAAACGCCTGAACGAAGTGCGCCAGGCGTTCGAGCAGGCCATGCCGCTTGCCACCGCGAAGAAAAAGAAGCCCAAGGGCAAGCCCAAGAAGCGCTGAAACTTGACGCAGGTCAACCCTGCACCCGCCTCGCGTGCCCGGTCCCGGGCAGCATTGACCCTGATCAATTTTCCCCGCCCCCGTATTCGTTACCTTGCATCCATCGGACAACGGCAAACGAATCGGGAGGCCAGCATGTTTTTCGACAATGTGGTTATCGCGGGCGTGGTAACGGTCGGGTTGATGTTTGCATTCTTTGCCGGTCTGGGCATTTTCATCTGGAAGGACTCGCAAAAGCGCAAGCCGCGCTGACCTTCCGGCTTCACGAGCACGCAAGGCATTTTGGGCGACTTCGGTCGCCTATTTTTTTGCCTGCGATTTTTGTCGATAAAGATGATTAGCTAGCTAACCAATCGTTTCGACAGTATCCTTCTCTCCATTGTCTATCGTTCATGTAACCATCCCCCGCAAGGTCCGATTCGTGCCCATCACCTTCCAGGCCCTGTTCGCACCCAGCAGCCTCGCCATCAAGTTCGCCATCAAGACCCTGCTTGGGGCGGGCCTGGCGCTGTGGCTGGCCATGCGTTGGGGGCTGGAGCAACCGTCCTGGGCGTTGATGACCGCATTCATCGTCGCCCAGCCGTTGTCGGGGATGGTGGTGCAAAAGGGCCTGGCGCGTATGGCCGGGACCTTGGTCGGCACGGTCATGTCGGTGGTGTTCATCGGCCTGTTCGCCCAGACCCCATGGCTGTTCCTGATCACCCTGGCGCTGTGGCTGGCCCTGTGCACGGCGGCCTCCACCCAGTTACGCAGTGCCTGGGCCTATTCGTTCGTACTGGCCGGCTACACCGCAGCCATCATTGCCTTGCCCGCCATCAGTCATCCCTTGCAGGTGTTCGACCAGGCGGTGGCGCGTTGCACCGAGATCTGCCTGGGGATCTTCTGCGCAACCGCCAGCAGTGCCTTGATCTGGCCGATGCGGGTCGAGCAGCAGCTCGCCGGGCAGGCCCGTCAGGCCTGGCAGAACGGGTTGCAGGCGGCAAGCGCGATGCTGGGCGGCGAGGATGAAGCGCGCAAAGGGTTGCTGGACAGCCTCGGTCGCATCGTCGCCATCGATACCCAGCGCGAGCACGCCTGGTTCGAGGGCCCGCGCGGGCGGCTGCGGGCCAAGGCCATTCGCGGGCTGAGCCAGAAACTCATGGTGCTGCTGCGCATTTCACGCTCGGTCCGCCGGCAGTGGCGGCAACTGGACGAGCACGAAGCCGGGCGCCTTGGTCCTTGGCTTGAACAACTGCGTGCACTGCTGGTCAACCCCGATCAGCCGAGCCTGCTGGTGTTGCGCCAGCGTATCTGGGACGCCGCACATGACGAGCAGATCAGCTCGGCCGAGCACTTCTGCCTGGCGCGCATGGCCTTGCTGCTGGACTTCGCCATGGCCGCCACCCAGGCCCTGGACGATGTCGAGGCGGGCAGGGCGCCGAAGGATGTCGCCCAGGGCCTGGCGGTGCATCGCGACTGGTCGCTGGCGTTGTTGTTCGGTTCACGCAGTGCCCTGGCCTTCCTGGTGATGAGCAGCTTCTGGCTGGCCACTGCCTGGCCGTCGGCGCCAGGCGGCCTGGTGCTGACCTGCGTGGTCTGCAGCCTGTTCGCCAGCCGCGAGAACGGCGCGCAGATCGGCCTGAGTTTCTTGCGCGGGATCTTCCTGGCGATCCCGGCCGCCTTCCTGGTCGGGCAGATCATCCTGCCGCAGTGGAGCAGCTTCGCCATGCTCTGCCTGGGCATGGGCGTGCCGCTGTTCTTCGGGGCGCTAGGCATGGCCCATCCACGTACCGGCGCCACGGCGACTTCATATTGCCTGCATTTCATCGTGCTGGTCTCGCCGCTCAATGCCATGACGTTTGGTGTGGCGACCATGCTCAACAGCGCCCTGGCCATGTTGATGGGTGTGGGCGCCGCCGTGTTGGCGTTCCGCCTGCTGGTGTTCCGTCACCCGGCCTGGCTTGGCCGGCGCCTGCGCGCCGCGACCCAGAGCGACCTGGTGCGCTTGACCCGACGCGATTTGCGCGGTGCCGACAGCTGGTTTGGCGGGCGCATGGCCGACCGCCTGATGCAGCTGGCCCGGCATGCCAGTGAATTGCCGGCCACCGAGCGCAAGCGCTGGGATGACGGCCTGCATGGGCTGGATATCGGAGACGAACTGGTGCACTTGCGCATGTGCCTGGCGGTGGCCCAGGTGGCCCAGGTGGCATTGGCTGGCGCCGAGCGCGAGTACCTGCAGCAGGTCGAGGCGGTGCTGGCCAAAGGCCCGGCAGCGGGTCGCGGGCAGCGCCTGGATGCAGCCAGCGAGCAGTTCATCGCCGCCTTGCAGCGGGCGCCGGCCAGCGACCCGTTGCGTCTCGCCCAGGGCGCGGTACTGCAGTTGCAGAAAAGCTGGGGGAAGTGGTGCCGTTCGCAGGAGGATGCCCATGGGCTTGCGTGAGTGGGAGCTGGGCGGTGTGCTGCTCAGCCCGTTCCTGATTTATGTGCTGATGGCGCTGGCGCTGACCGGCGTGCTGCGCCTGGTGGTGCAGGCCACGCCGCTGGGGCGCTGGATCTGGCATGAGGCGCTGTTCGACACGGCGTTGTTCGTTTGTGTGCTGTTCCTGGTAGTTCGCCTGCTGGGGCCTTTGTAAGGAGTGATTCAATGCGTGCCGTCGTCCGTACCCTGGTGACCTTGTGCGTGGTCGCCATTGCCGTTCTGGCCGGCTTCAAGCTCTGGCAGTACTACATGCTCACGCCATGGACGCGTGATGCCCGGGTGCGTGCCGATGTGGTGGTGATCGCCCCGGACGTGTCTGGCTGGGTGCGTGAGCTGAAGGTGCAGGACAACCAGCAGGTCAAGGCTGGCGACCTGCTGATGAGCATCGATCGCGAGCGCTTCCAGGCCGCGTTCGACCAAGCCAGCGCGGTGGCTGAAACTCGCGCTCAACAGCTGCACCTGCGCGAGCGTGAAGCAGCGCGGCGCACAGCCTTGGGGCCGGAGGCGATCAGTGCCGAGCTGCGCGAGAATGCCCAGATCAACGCCGCCGTAGCCCGCGGCGAATTGCATGAGGCCGAAGCCCAGTTGCAGGTGGCGAAGATCAACCTGGCGCGCAGCGAAGTGCGGGCGCCGCGTAGCGGTCATATCACGAACCTGCGTCTGGCGCAGGGCAATTATGTGAATACCGGTCAATCGGTGATGGCGCTGGTGGATGATTCGACGTTCTACATCCAGGCCTATTTCGAGGAAACCAAGCTGCCGCGCATTCGGGTTGGCGATGAGGTGAAGGTCTGGCTGATGGGCGCGGGCGATGCGATGCAGGGCCATGTAGAAAGCATCAGCCGCGGTATCACCGACAGCAACAGCAACCCGGACAGCCAGCTGCTGCCAGTGGTGGAACCGACCTTCAACTGGGTGCGGCTGGCGCAGCGGATCCCGGTGCGGATCAGGCTGGACCAGATTCCCGAAGGCGTGCACCTGAGCGCGGGGATGACCGCCAGCGTGCAGGTGCATGAGGATCAGGCAGAACAGTGATGGCCAGGGCGCCGCAAAACGGCCGCAGAATTTCTGCTTTAAAGGAACATCCCGCCAGACACTTCCAGCCGCTGCCCGGTGATCCATCCATTGCCCTCTTCGAGCAACAGCGCGATGGCGGCGCCGATATCATCGGGCAACCCGACCCGCCCCAGCGCCGTATTGCCGGCAATGAAGTCATTGACCTGCTGGTTGTCGCGCACTACCCCGCCACCAAAATCAGTCTCGATCGCCCCCGGTGCGAGGATGTTGACGCGGATGCCGCGTGCCCCGAGCTCCTTGGCCTGATACCGGGTCAAGACCTCCATCGCCCCCTTCATGGCCGCATAGGCGGCATACCCAGGCAGTGCGAAACGCGCCAGCCCGGACGAGATGTTGACGATGCGCCCGCCATCGGCCAGCAACGGCAGCAGCCGCTGGGTGAGGAAGAACGGCCCCTTGAGCTGAATGTTCAACAACTGGTCGAACTGCGCCTCGGTGGTTTCGCTGAACGGTACATTCAGGCCGATACCGGCATTGTTCACCAGGAAGTCGAAGCGCTCACGGCCGAAGTGTTGTTGCAAGGTGGTGCCCAGGCGTTCGGCAAAGCTGGCGAAGCTGCTGCTGTCGCCGACATCCAGTTGCAGCATGGCCGCCTTGGCTCCAGCCTCTTCGAGGGCCTTGGCCACCTGCTGGGCTTCGTCAGCCTTGCTGTGGTAGGTGCCGATGATGTCGATACCGCGTGCAGCCAGGTGTTCGGCGGCATTGCGGCCCAGGCCACGGCTGGCGCCAGTAATCAGAGCGATCTTGCGAGTCATGTCGTATCCCTCGTCGGTGGTGGATGACGGACAGGTTATTGATCGTGCTGCTGCTGTTAAATCCAGCGGAATCGGAAATACTGTTCGCGTTTACCGAACAGTCGGAGTGGATATGAACAAGCTGGAACTGCTGCGCACCTTCGTTCGCGTCAGTGAATTGAGCAGTTTCACACTGGCGGCAGACAGCCTGGGCCTGCCGCGCTCGACGGTATCGGAGCAGGTGAGGGCATTGGAGCATTTGCTCGGCACGCGCCTGTTCAACCGCACTACGCGGCGCGTCCAGGCGACTCAGGACGGTTCGTTGCTGTATGAGCGTAGCAAGGACCTGCTGTCGGGCATGGACGAGATCGAGAGCCTGTTCCGCGCGGACGATGCCGAGCTGGCCGGCTGCTTGCGGGTCGACATGCCGACCATGATGGCCCGCCGTGTGATCATTCCGGCCTTGCCGCAGTTCCTGTCGCGGTTTCCCAGGCTGGAGGTGGAGATCAGTTGCACCGATCGACAAGTTGACCTGCTGCG carries:
- a CDS encoding putative bifunctional diguanylate cyclase/phosphodiesterase is translated as MDWLGLQLFTELPVTGRIVIDCRHEPLLVLIAFAVASAACFATLDMAERQSHTELRAAQRQWRVLGACCLAGGIWAMHFISMLAFQAPVEMHYDVSLTGLSLLIALVVAWLAMNSLDRSEMRPQHYLQSALLIGMGIVIMHFVGMAALQTGAQQYYQTGLLLSSAVIALLTSLVALLLARYFRNGSGTLHQTMKYGASLIMAGGIVATHFTAMSAMTLVIPADTALRLPSGDNSLQLGLTIAFITLLISGSSISAALADKKLQSKEDDLRRYGVLLSQLDQARESLQLAAHYDALTNLVNRRGFNQIFAERLAEQDPGEHRLAVMFLDIDHFKRINDSLGHDAGDELLKVIANHITAATRSHDLVARFGGDEFCVVTSLNSHDEARHLAQRIMQRMKEPIDLGGRRMVMTTSIGISIYPDDGLTTEELLKHADLALYQSKGSGRNSLHFFNSSLKSRASLALQLEEELRIALLEERGLCVHYQPIFDLRTGQVAKLEALVRWQHPLHGLMGPDRFIGIAEANGLIVDLDLWVLRHACQDLARLQQHGFTSLKVTVNCSAVTLGHEALPSEVEVALFQAGLAPRQLELEVTENALMGDIEHTVSLLKRIRGQGVGLSIDDFGTGYSSLAYLKRLPLDVLKIDRSFLQDVPGSLKDREIIEAIIAMAHTLHLEVVSEGVETVEQHEFLVSKGCDYLQGYLLSRPVPLSELRSLLDQLDRQESVFSPCCDTALPGSPDLFADSPGYRAGASAARQGH
- the rapA gene encoding RNA polymerase-associated protein RapA, translating into MAQQYQPGQRWISDSEAELGLGTILAQDGRLLTVLYPATGDTRQYSLRNAPLTRVRFSPGDQITHFEGWKLTVREVEDIDGLMVYHGLDGQNQARTLPETQLSNFIQFRLASDRLFAGQIDPLSWFSLRYNTLHHTSKQMQSSLWGLGGCRAQPIAHQLHIAREVADRSAPRVLLADEVGLGKTIEAGLVIHRQLLSGRANRVLILVPENLQHQWLVEMRRRFNLQVALFDAERFIESDASNPFEDAQLALVALEWLVDDEKAQDALFAAGWDLMVVDEAHHLVWHEEQASTEYSLVEQLAQVIPGVLLLTATPEQLGQDSHFARLRLLDPNRFHDLAAFRAESENYRPVAEAVQELLEEGRLSPKAHATIQGFLGAEGEALLAAVNDGDTQASARLIRELLDRHGTGRVLFRNTRAAVQGFPERQLHPYPLANPAPYQDLPAGEHAELYPEVAFQAQGEVSDDERWWRFDPRVDWLIDTLKMLKRTKVLVICAHAETAMDLEDALRVRSGIPATVFHEGMSILERDRAAAYFADEEFGAQVLICSEIGSEGRNFQFAHHLVMFDLPAHPDLLEQRIGRLDRIGQKHTIELHIPYLQDSPQERLFQWYHDGLNAFLNTCPTGNALQHQFGPRLLPMLEGGDAKAWTALVDEARGERERLEAELHSGRDRLLELNSGGAGEGQALVEAILEQDDQFALPIYMETLFDAFGIDSEDHSENALILKPSEKMLDASFPLGDDEGVTITYDRAQALSREDMQFLTWEHPMVQGGMDLVLSGSMGNTAVALIKNKALKPGTVLLELLFVSEVVAPRSLQLGRYLPPAALRCLLDANGNDLASRVAFETLNDQLESVPRASANKFVQAQRDVLAQRISGGEAKVMPVHVERVAEAQRRLVAEADEELARLTALQAVNPSVRDSEIDALRKQREQGLAMLDKAALRLEAIRVLVAG
- a CDS encoding M949_RS01915 family surface polysaccharide biosynthesis protein, producing MPLKHRWLHTSLALGSFLLLAACEQKNFETLPAIPVEQLEVLGVQTPIKSVHFRDRDGEGLLVLSRSDGQAVDAESEQEVDKVVLKATLYGRTSEGDAFKPRWQIEQETTCPGLDLDVDFYTDVSDVSDLNKDGVAEVTVASHAFCGGGIDPHDIAIEMREGQNTYTITGQSLITPAGEEPVGGEREDSASLKNAPQVLREHMDSVWQQVYKRPWSEASPPANDDPEDEAE
- a CDS encoding aspartate-semialdehyde dehydrogenase, coding for MLPPIIPLSAAPVTSQQDPVKQTPDIKPVVPVQPSSNESAIDLKQQRDPQEQALLLREEQRRQQQRRNSKGDEERYNAVPGDEVNADNTVPVAPLMGEHQRQGLLVDIEV
- the ccoM gene encoding cytochrome c oxidase subunit CcoM, whose translation is MFFDNVVIAGVVTVGLMFAFFAGLGIFIWKDSQKRKPR
- a CDS encoding FUSC family protein; this encodes MPITFQALFAPSSLAIKFAIKTLLGAGLALWLAMRWGLEQPSWALMTAFIVAQPLSGMVVQKGLARMAGTLVGTVMSVVFIGLFAQTPWLFLITLALWLALCTAASTQLRSAWAYSFVLAGYTAAIIALPAISHPLQVFDQAVARCTEICLGIFCATASSALIWPMRVEQQLAGQARQAWQNGLQAASAMLGGEDEARKGLLDSLGRIVAIDTQREHAWFEGPRGRLRAKAIRGLSQKLMVLLRISRSVRRQWRQLDEHEAGRLGPWLEQLRALLVNPDQPSLLVLRQRIWDAAHDEQISSAEHFCLARMALLLDFAMAATQALDDVEAGRAPKDVAQGLAVHRDWSLALLFGSRSALAFLVMSSFWLATAWPSAPGGLVLTCVVCSLFASRENGAQIGLSFLRGIFLAIPAAFLVGQIILPQWSSFAMLCLGMGVPLFFGALGMAHPRTGATATSYCLHFIVLVSPLNAMTFGVATMLNSALAMLMGVGAAVLAFRLLVFRHPAWLGRRLRAATQSDLVRLTRRDLRGADSWFGGRMADRLMQLARHASELPATERKRWDDGLHGLDIGDELVHLRMCLAVAQVAQVALAGAEREYLQQVEAVLAKGPAAGRGQRLDAASEQFIAALQRAPASDPLRLAQGAVLQLQKSWGKWCRSQEDAHGLA
- a CDS encoding DUF1656 domain-containing protein, translating into MGLREWELGGVLLSPFLIYVLMALALTGVLRLVVQATPLGRWIWHEALFDTALFVCVLFLVVRLLGPL
- a CDS encoding efflux RND transporter periplasmic adaptor subunit; the protein is MRAVVRTLVTLCVVAIAVLAGFKLWQYYMLTPWTRDARVRADVVVIAPDVSGWVRELKVQDNQQVKAGDLLMSIDRERFQAAFDQASAVAETRAQQLHLREREAARRTALGPEAISAELRENAQINAAVARGELHEAEAQLQVAKINLARSEVRAPRSGHITNLRLAQGNYVNTGQSVMALVDDSTFYIQAYFEETKLPRIRVGDEVKVWLMGAGDAMQGHVESISRGITDSNSNPDSQLLPVVEPTFNWVRLAQRIPVRIRLDQIPEGVHLSAGMTASVQVHEDQAEQ
- a CDS encoding SDR family NAD(P)-dependent oxidoreductase, which encodes MTRKIALITGASRGLGRNAAEHLAARGIDIIGTYHSKADEAQQVAKALEEAGAKAAMLQLDVGDSSSFASFAERLGTTLQQHFGRERFDFLVNNAGIGLNVPFSETTEAQFDQLLNIQLKGPFFLTQRLLPLLADGGRIVNISSGLARFALPGYAAYAAMKGAMEVLTRYQAKELGARGIRVNILAPGAIETDFGGGVVRDNQQVNDFIAGNTALGRVGLPDDIGAAIALLLEEGNGWITGQRLEVSGGMFL